One region of Juglans regia cultivar Chandler chromosome 4, Walnut 2.0, whole genome shotgun sequence genomic DNA includes:
- the LOC108983189 gene encoding probable zinc transporter 10: MASTSTDLKLIFVCFFLLSTIIPHALSASDECKTQSSSCNNKAKALPLKIIAIVSILVTSMIGVCLPLFSRSIPALQPDRNLFLIVKSFAAGIILATGFMHVLPDSFDMLWSDCLKENPWHKFPFSGFLAMLSAIATLMVDSLATSLYTKKCNTGVIPDSSISVEGDQEMQAAVSSGQHVHSHQLHHGVLKAESGDNSQLLRYRVVAMVLELGIVVHSVVIGLSLGASNNTCSIKGLVAALCFHQMFEGMGLGGCILQAEYKLLKKALMVFFFSVTTPFGIGLGMALSKTYKENSPNALITVGLLNASSAGLLIYMALVDLLAADFMGPKMQANIKLQIKSYVAVLLGAGGMSVMAKWA; the protein is encoded by the exons ATGGCCAGTACTTCAACTGATCTCAAGCTCATCTTCGTCTGCTTCTTCCTCCTTTCAACCATCATACCCCATGCTCTTTCAGCCTCCGACGAATGCAAGACACAGTCCAGCTCTTGCAATAACAAGGCAAAAGCCTTGCCCCTCAAGATCATAGCTATTGTCTCCATCCTTGTTACCAGCATGATTGGCGTCTGCTTACCTCTTTTTTCACGTTCAATCCCAGCCTTACAGCCCGATCGAAATCTGTTTTTGATCGTCAAGTCCTTTGCTGCCGGCATCATACTTGCTACCGGGTTCATGCACGTTTTACCTGATTCTTTCGATATGTTATGGTCTGATTGTTTGAAAGAAAACCCATGGCACAAGTTTCCTTTTTCAGGCTTTCTGGCTATGTTGTCTGCAATAGCGACTCTCATGGTGGATTCTCTCGCCACCAGTCTTTATACCAAGAAATGTAACACCGGAGTTATCCCGGATAGCAGTATTTCCGTCGAGGGAGACCAAGAGATGCAGGCAGCGGTGAGCTCCGGCCAGCATGTCCATTCTCACCAGCTTCATCATGGAGTACTGAAGGCTGAAAGTGGAGATAACTCTCAACTTTTACGTTATCGTGTTGTTGCCATG GTACTAGAATTGGGAATAGTTGTTCATTCAGTAGTGATAGGGCTATCACTGGGTGCCTCAAACAACACCTGCTCAATAAAAGGTCTCGTGGCTGCCCTTTGCTTCCATCAAATGTTTGAAGGGATGGGTCTCGGAGGCTGCATTCTCCAG GCAGAGTACAAGTTGTTGAAAAAGGCTTTAATGGTGTTCTTCTTCTCCGTGACAACTCCATTCGGAATTGGCTTGGGGATGGCGCTGTCGAAGACGTACAAAGAGAATAGCCCCAACGCTTTGATCACGGTGGGGCTCCTGAATGCATCATCGGCTGGCCTCTTGATCTACATGGCTTTGGTCGATCTTCTTGCTGCAGATTTTATGGGTCCAAAGATGCAGGCTAACATCAAGCTCCAGATTAAGTCTTACGTGGCGGTTCTTTTGGGTGCTGGGGGCATGTCTGTGATGGCAAAATGGGCTTGA